The genomic window GAAGTTATATATTGGACTTTTAAAGAGGAAAAAATATTAAGGAGAACAAAATGGAAAAAAGAAGCCATAAAGTAGATCCACGGTTTAAAATTGCTGAAAAAGAAGCATGGATCGGAATTGGACTTGTTCTATTTAACTTTATCTGGTGGTTTGGCTTTGCATATGGAATGGGCTCAGCTCCTGTGGAAAAATACGAATACATATGGGGTCTGCCAGCCTGGTTTTTCTACAGCTGTGTAGCTGGGTTTATCATCATGGTCATGCTTGTAATTGTTGCTGTTAAGTTTTTCTTTAAAGATGTCTCCTTTGATGAAGAGACGGAAGGGGGGACCTCTGCGAAATGAGCTGGCAAGTAGTCGCTCCGTTAATTATTTTTCTTGTTCTTATTTTTATTATAGGATTTTGGGCAAGCAGGCAGATGAATGAATCCAACTCCTTTCTGCAGGAATATTTTCTTGGGGGAAGGGAGCTTGGCGGATTTATTTTGGCGATGACGATGATGGCGACCTATGGAAGTGCAAGCAGCTTCATCGGTGGTCCGGGAGTTGCCTATACACAGGGGCTTGGATGGGTGCTGCTCGCTATGTCTCAAGTAGTGACCGGCTATTTTGTCCTCATGGTTCTAGGGAAGAAATTTGCCATCACAGCGAGAAGATATCAAGCAGTTACTTTGATTGACTTTTTAAAGGAGCGTTATCAAAGCAAGTGGGTTGTCCTCCTATCAGCCTTTAGTATCATCGTGTTTCTTTTTTCTGCAATGGCGGCACAATGGGTTGGCGGGGCTAGACTGATAGAATCGCTGACAGGGCTAAGCTATCTTTCAGCTTTATTTATTTTTGCGATTTCTGTCATGGTTTATGTCATTATTG from Bacillus sp. DTU_2020_1000418_1_SI_GHA_SEK_038 includes these protein-coding regions:
- a CDS encoding YhdT family protein, which produces MEKRSHKVDPRFKIAEKEAWIGIGLVLFNFIWWFGFAYGMGSAPVEKYEYIWGLPAWFFYSCVAGFIIMVMLVIVAVKFFFKDVSFDEETEGGTSAK